One window from the genome of Trichocoleus desertorum ATA4-8-CV12 encodes:
- a CDS encoding ABC transporter ATP-binding protein: MSEAESTPAASATPPTLSVSVLRRINLTVNDGEFMVLVGPSGCGKSTLLRLIAGLEDLTGGNIWVGDRLVNDLPPKARDIAMVFQSYALYPHMSVYDNLAFGLRRTKLGNPELAHPELTNPEPIRTRRNSRQQGLPVWAENLLVSSTRSLPKGLRYWSDRERTVDERVRTVAQMLQIEALLRRLPKQLSGGQKQRVALGRAMARNPQVFLMDEPLSNLDAKLRTETRAQIVKLQRQLGTTTIYVTHDQVEAMTMGDRIAVMNAGQIQQIASPLELYNRPVNRFVAEFIGSPTMNFLPVQVKAPLLITHPQFRLTLPEVWATTLQKYDGRSLLLGIRPEHVSVSVPAPKNLPVQVERVEALGNETQVLVRLVGSETPESILQARISPDQAVRLGEEMWLAIATEKIHLFEPETGQAIFANQRKF, encoded by the coding sequence ATGAGTGAAGCTGAATCCACTCCAGCGGCATCTGCTACACCGCCAACGCTGAGTGTGAGTGTGCTGCGGCGCATCAACCTGACTGTGAATGATGGCGAGTTTATGGTATTGGTAGGGCCGTCAGGTTGTGGCAAAAGCACCCTGCTCCGCTTAATCGCTGGCTTAGAAGATCTCACTGGCGGCAACATTTGGGTAGGCGATCGCTTAGTCAACGATTTGCCCCCCAAAGCGCGGGATATTGCGATGGTGTTTCAGAGCTATGCGCTATACCCGCACATGAGCGTCTATGACAACCTGGCTTTTGGCCTTAGACGCACCAAACTAGGCAACCCAGAATTAGCTCATCCAGAATTAACTAATCCAGAACCAATCAGAACCCGGAGAAATAGCAGGCAGCAAGGATTACCCGTTTGGGCTGAGAATCTGCTGGTCAGCTCCACGCGATCGCTCCCTAAAGGGCTACGTTACTGGTCAGATCGCGAACGCACGGTTGATGAGCGGGTGCGAACGGTCGCCCAAATGTTGCAGATTGAGGCACTTTTGCGCCGCTTGCCCAAACAACTTTCCGGTGGGCAAAAACAACGAGTGGCTTTGGGACGAGCCATGGCCCGCAATCCCCAAGTCTTTTTGATGGATGAGCCGCTATCTAACTTGGATGCCAAACTCCGCACAGAAACCCGTGCCCAAATTGTGAAACTACAGCGGCAACTGGGCACCACCACCATTTACGTTACGCACGACCAAGTGGAAGCGATGACGATGGGCGATCGCATTGCTGTGATGAATGCGGGGCAGATTCAACAAATTGCCTCACCGCTAGAGCTGTATAACCGACCCGTGAATCGCTTTGTGGCAGAGTTTATCGGCTCTCCTACCATGAACTTTCTACCCGTCCAGGTCAAAGCTCCGTTGCTAATTACCCATCCCCAGTTCCGCCTTACCTTGCCTGAAGTTTGGGCCACAACCTTGCAAAAATATGATGGGCGATCGCTCCTGCTAGGAATTCGGCCAGAGCATGTGAGTGTCAGTGTGCCCGCACCCAAGAATTTACCCGTACAAGTAGAACGAGTCGAAGCCCTGGGCAATGAAACCCAAGTGCTTGTACGTTTAGTGGGATCTGAAACTCCAGAATCAATCCTGCAAGCGCGAATTAGTCCTGACCAAGCGGTGCGCTTAGGCGAGGAAATGTGGTTGGCGATCGCGACTGAAAAAATTCACCTCTTTGAACCTGAAACAGGCCAGGCGATTTTTGCTAATCAGCGGAAATTTTAA
- a CDS encoding high light inducible protein produces MQNTTKVTPPTLDDRNAWRLGFTPQAEVWNGRLAMIGFLAAALIELTSGQGFLHFWGLM; encoded by the coding sequence ATGCAAAACACTACGAAAGTAACTCCTCCAACCCTAGACGATCGCAACGCTTGGCGGCTTGGCTTTACACCTCAAGCCGAAGTCTGGAACGGTCGCCTCGCCATGATTGGGTTTTTGGCAGCTGCTTTAATCGAGTTGACCTCTGGTCAAGGCTTCCTGCACTTCTGGGGTTTGATGTAG
- the rpoD gene encoding RNA polymerase sigma factor RpoD: MTQAHNVLETIESLRDASDEQPDGELDDFLPEEEDDDSLDVQPDEGDGKSAKGRATRRRAQAKKKHYTEDSIRLYLQEIGRIRLLRADEEIELARKIADLLELERIRERLSDKLEREPHDGEWASEVNMGLQAFRSRLHLGRRAKEKMVQSNLRLVVSIAKKYMNRGLSFQDLIQEGSLGLIRAAEKFDHEKGYKFSTYATWWIRQAITRAIADQSRTIRLPVHLYETISRIKKTTKLLSQEMGRKPTEEEIATRMEMTIEKLRFIAKSAQLPISLETPIGKEEDSRLGDFIESDGETPEDQVSKNLLREDLESVLGTLSPRERDVLRLRYGLDDGRMKTLEEIGQIFNVTRERIRQIEAKALRKLRHPNRNSVLKEYIR; this comes from the coding sequence ATGACCCAGGCCCATAACGTACTCGAAACCATCGAATCGCTTCGCGACGCTTCTGACGAACAGCCTGATGGTGAGCTGGATGACTTCTTACCTGAAGAAGAAGATGATGACTCTCTAGATGTGCAACCGGATGAAGGAGATGGTAAGTCTGCCAAGGGTCGGGCTACCCGACGACGCGCTCAAGCTAAAAAGAAGCATTACACCGAAGACTCAATCCGTCTTTATCTTCAAGAGATTGGCCGCATTCGACTCCTCCGGGCAGATGAAGAAATTGAGCTAGCGCGGAAAATTGCGGATTTATTGGAACTAGAACGCATTCGCGAACGGCTCTCCGATAAGCTTGAGCGCGAACCTCATGATGGTGAGTGGGCGAGCGAAGTCAATATGGGGCTGCAAGCTTTCCGCTCTCGCCTCCATTTGGGTCGGCGGGCTAAAGAGAAAATGGTGCAGTCTAACCTGCGCTTGGTGGTTTCCATTGCCAAGAAGTACATGAATCGGGGCCTTTCGTTTCAGGACTTGATTCAGGAAGGTAGCTTAGGTTTGATCCGAGCTGCCGAGAAATTTGATCACGAAAAGGGTTACAAGTTCTCGACCTACGCAACTTGGTGGATTCGTCAGGCAATTACACGGGCGATCGCGGATCAATCTCGGACGATTCGCCTACCAGTCCACTTGTACGAAACCATTTCTCGGATTAAGAAAACCACAAAGCTGCTCTCTCAAGAAATGGGTCGTAAGCCCACCGAGGAAGAGATTGCGACTCGCATGGAAATGACCATCGAGAAGCTACGGTTTATTGCCAAGTCTGCCCAATTACCAATTTCCTTAGAAACTCCCATTGGTAAAGAAGAAGATTCTCGCTTGGGTGACTTTATTGAATCCGATGGCGAAACACCTGAAGATCAAGTCTCTAAGAATCTACTGCGGGAAGATTTAGAAAGCGTTTTGGGTACTCTCAGCCCTCGCGAACGGGATGTACTGCGACTACGCTACGGCCTAGACGATGGACGGATGAAGACCCTAGAAGAAATCGGCCAAATCTTCAACGTCACACGGGAACGGATTCGTCAAATTGAGGCGAAAGCGTTGCGTAAACTGCGCCACCCCAACCGCAACAGCGTGCTTAAAGAGTACATTCGCTAA
- a CDS encoding response regulator yields MKTVLIVEDDLVNARVFGKILTKRGGLAVKHTENVEEVIQIARSGEADIILMDVSLARSVYQGKSVDGIKITQMLKADPQTAQLPIILVTAHAMQGDRETFLKQSGADGYISKPVVDHQQFVDQITALLPQD; encoded by the coding sequence ATGAAAACCGTTTTAATTGTGGAGGATGATTTGGTAAACGCTCGCGTTTTTGGCAAAATTTTGACTAAACGTGGGGGTCTAGCTGTGAAACACACGGAAAATGTCGAAGAGGTAATCCAAATTGCCCGCTCTGGTGAAGCCGATATTATTCTGATGGATGTTTCTTTGGCTCGAAGTGTTTATCAAGGCAAATCGGTTGATGGCATCAAAATTACGCAAATGCTGAAAGCAGATCCGCAGACAGCTCAACTCCCCATCATCCTAGTTACGGCTCATGCCATGCAGGGCGATCGCGAGACTTTTTTGAAGCAGAGTGGAGCTGACGGCTATATTTCTAAGCCTGTCGTCGATCATCAACAGTTTGTTGATCAAATTACCGCTCTATTGCCTCAAGACTAG
- a CDS encoding tetratricopeptide repeat protein, which yields MIPHTLQLNSSQLEQQGLSLAQEAAQLAQFQQYEVALSRAQLASQLAPNNSQVWSLLGSLYLQETELDKGIKSLERARSLDSENSAILFALGSAYFQKSQYARAAEYLQAGLKLKPDTSGALFDLGNAYYMLKRYQEAIAQYETAVKQEPKFWPAVNNIGLIRYEQGSVDAAIKQWQTAVAIDAKAAEPQLALAVALYNKGDREQGLVLGEKAIDLDSRYADMKFLKENLWGDRLLTDAKKLLDTPRIQATLARNQTQPAPQQAPQ from the coding sequence ATGATTCCCCACACACTGCAATTGAACTCTAGTCAGCTAGAGCAGCAGGGCCTCAGTCTAGCACAGGAAGCAGCTCAGCTTGCTCAGTTTCAGCAATACGAAGTAGCGCTGTCTAGAGCGCAGTTGGCGTCTCAACTGGCTCCCAATAACTCGCAAGTCTGGTCATTGCTCGGCAGTTTGTATTTACAAGAAACTGAGCTAGATAAAGGCATTAAGTCACTAGAGCGGGCGCGATCGCTAGACTCTGAAAATAGTGCCATTCTATTTGCGCTGGGTTCAGCTTATTTCCAAAAATCCCAGTACGCTAGGGCGGCTGAGTACCTGCAAGCGGGCTTGAAGTTGAAGCCAGATACATCTGGAGCTTTATTTGATCTAGGCAATGCCTACTACATGCTGAAGCGTTATCAAGAAGCGATCGCCCAGTACGAAACTGCGGTGAAGCAAGAACCCAAGTTTTGGCCAGCCGTTAACAACATTGGCCTGATTCGATATGAGCAAGGCTCGGTAGATGCAGCTATTAAGCAATGGCAGACTGCGGTTGCGATTGATGCCAAAGCTGCTGAACCCCAGCTAGCCCTGGCAGTCGCGCTCTACAACAAAGGCGATCGCGAACAAGGATTAGTGTTGGGCGAAAAAGCAATTGACTTAGACAGTCGCTATGCTGACATGAAGTTTCTCAAGGAAAACCTCTGGGGCGATCGCCTGCTCACAGATGCCAAGAAGCTACTAGATACGCCGAGAATCCAAGCAACACTAGCTCGGAACCAGACCCAGCCAGCCCCTCAGCAGGCTCCCCAGTAG
- the gyrA gene encoding DNA gyrase subunit A, translated as MAKQLNLIQNGQVIPTALHIEMQQSYLEYAMSVIVGRALPDVRDGMKPVHRRILYAMHELGLTPDRPYRKCARVVGDVLGKYHPHGDQAVYDALVRLVQEFSSRYPLLAGHGNFGSVDDDPPAAMRYTETRLAQIGNEGLLSEIGEATVDFIGNFDNSQQEPTVLPAQLPFLLLNGSSGIAVGMATNIPPHNLGEVVDGLIALIDRPQLSDEQLLEIIPGPDFPTGGEIVGKEGIRDAYTTGRGSIPMRGIAQVEEIPVGKGRQRRTAIVITELPYQVNKAGLIEKMADLVNQGRIEGIADIRDESDRDGMRIVIELKRDVSPQLVLHHLYKQTPLQTNFGAILLALVDSQPRQLTLKQLLQHFLDFREVTLTRQYTNELNQAQSRAHLVEGLLTALSHLDPVIEILRHAPDGTTAKISLQNELDLSDRQADAILSMPMRRLTGLERQNLQTEYEELTHRMQSLQRLLGDRHELLKALKKDLRALKKKHGDVRRTRIAGSISVTTVPEEELLAEAPSAEEETVLELTQRGYVRRLSVKAFQRQNRGKNGHSTPTAPAENSDVVNQTLWTNTAQELLVFTRSGKAYTIKVGDIPVSTGRNAKGTPLVILLPNAVQGDPETISSQLLIPENVEELSLVMLTRQGRAKRVPLSEFTNLTSRGLTALKLKDDDELVYACPAFIGQQIVLATSGGRLLRFEVDEDQLPLMGRTAQGNQALRLRKQEKLVGCVILEAESNLLLVSERGYAKRMPVTALRLTNRGEIGIQAIQFTAKTDNLAGITAALPDTEVLLWTNQNRLARLAVETVAIRGKDSAGDRLFPLNSGEKVALITALETSTSSLETD; from the coding sequence ATGGCGAAACAGTTGAACCTGATCCAAAACGGACAGGTCATCCCCACTGCCCTGCATATAGAAATGCAACAGTCCTACCTGGAATACGCCATGAGTGTGATTGTCGGGCGGGCGTTGCCAGATGTGCGGGATGGCATGAAGCCAGTGCATCGGCGTATTTTGTATGCCATGCACGAACTGGGTCTTACCCCCGATCGCCCCTACCGGAAATGTGCTCGTGTGGTTGGGGATGTGTTGGGTAAATATCACCCCCACGGCGACCAAGCGGTTTATGACGCTTTAGTCAGGCTGGTGCAAGAATTTTCCAGTCGCTATCCGCTCTTGGCAGGGCATGGCAACTTTGGCTCGGTGGATGACGACCCTCCTGCCGCCATGCGTTACACCGAAACTCGGTTAGCGCAGATTGGCAATGAAGGCTTGCTGAGTGAAATTGGCGAAGCCACGGTTGATTTTATTGGCAACTTTGACAACTCGCAGCAAGAGCCTACCGTTCTACCAGCCCAGCTACCATTTTTGCTACTCAATGGCAGTTCTGGTATTGCTGTGGGCATGGCCACCAATATTCCTCCCCACAATTTAGGCGAAGTGGTCGATGGCTTGATCGCTTTAATCGATCGCCCACAGTTATCCGATGAGCAATTGCTAGAAATTATTCCTGGTCCCGATTTTCCGACCGGAGGAGAAATTGTCGGCAAAGAGGGGATTCGCGATGCCTACACCACGGGGCGAGGCAGTATTCCCATGCGAGGAATTGCCCAAGTTGAAGAAATTCCTGTGGGTAAGGGACGACAGCGCCGCACGGCAATTGTGATCACGGAGTTGCCCTATCAAGTCAACAAAGCGGGCTTGATTGAGAAGATGGCTGACTTGGTGAACCAAGGCCGCATTGAAGGAATTGCTGACATCCGGGATGAAAGCGATCGCGATGGCATGCGGATTGTGATTGAACTGAAGCGGGATGTGAGTCCGCAACTTGTGTTACATCACCTCTACAAGCAAACTCCGTTGCAGACTAACTTTGGGGCCATTTTGCTAGCCCTCGTCGATAGCCAACCCCGCCAGCTCACTCTCAAGCAACTGCTCCAGCATTTCCTCGACTTCCGCGAAGTCACCTTGACGCGGCAGTATACCAATGAGCTGAATCAAGCCCAGAGCCGCGCTCACTTAGTAGAAGGGTTATTAACTGCCTTATCCCACCTCGACCCTGTCATCGAGATTCTGCGCCATGCTCCGGATGGCACCACTGCCAAAATCAGCTTGCAAAACGAGCTGGATCTCAGCGATCGCCAAGCCGATGCCATTTTATCCATGCCAATGCGGCGCTTGACCGGACTGGAGCGACAGAACTTGCAGACCGAATATGAGGAACTCACCCACCGGATGCAAAGTTTGCAGCGGTTGTTGGGCGATCGCCATGAACTTCTGAAAGCTCTTAAAAAAGACCTCCGGGCATTGAAGAAAAAGCATGGAGATGTTCGCCGGACTCGCATCGCTGGCAGCATTTCAGTGACCACAGTCCCGGAAGAAGAGCTCCTAGCTGAGGCACCCAGCGCCGAAGAGGAGACAGTCTTGGAGCTAACTCAACGCGGTTATGTGCGGCGGTTGTCTGTAAAAGCTTTCCAGCGGCAAAATCGTGGCAAAAACGGTCACTCCACTCCGACAGCGCCAGCGGAAAATAGTGATGTAGTCAATCAGACCCTCTGGACTAACACCGCGCAAGAACTGCTCGTGTTTACCCGGAGTGGCAAAGCCTACACCATTAAGGTGGGCGATATTCCGGTTAGTACAGGACGCAATGCCAAGGGAACGCCTCTTGTCATCTTGTTGCCTAACGCCGTCCAAGGTGATCCAGAAACAATCAGTTCTCAACTCCTGATTCCAGAGAATGTGGAAGAACTGAGCTTGGTGATGCTGACTCGACAGGGGCGAGCTAAACGGGTACCGCTTTCAGAATTTACTAACCTGACCAGTCGGGGGTTAACTGCCCTAAAGCTAAAAGACGACGATGAATTGGTCTATGCTTGTCCAGCCTTTATTGGTCAGCAAATTGTCCTTGCAACTTCAGGAGGGCGATTGCTGCGATTTGAGGTAGATGAAGACCAATTACCGCTGATGGGACGAACCGCCCAAGGTAATCAGGCTTTACGTCTCCGCAAGCAAGAGAAACTAGTAGGCTGTGTCATTCTAGAAGCCGAAAGCAACCTCTTGCTAGTCTCGGAGCGGGGCTATGCTAAACGGATGCCTGTCACTGCTTTACGGTTGACCAATCGGGGTGAAATTGGCATTCAAGCGATTCAGTTTACCGCCAAGACCGATAACCTAGCAGGCATTACAGCGGCTTTGCCTGACACTGAGGTATTGTTATGGACGAATCAAAATCGTTTGGCCCGCTTGGCCGTAGAGACGGTGGCGATTCGCGGCAAGGATAGCGCAGGCGATCGCCTCTTCCCTCTTAACTCTGGGGAGAAAGTTGCCTTGATTACAGCGCTAGAAACCTCAACCAGTTCCTTGGAGACAGATTAG
- a CDS encoding high light inducible protein, which yields MQDITKTTTPVMDDRNAWRFGFTPQAEIWNGRLAMLGFLAATLIELFSNEGFLHFWGLM from the coding sequence ATGCAAGACATCACCAAGACTACTACTCCTGTCATGGACGATCGCAACGCTTGGCGTTTTGGTTTTACGCCTCAAGCAGAAATTTGGAATGGCCGCCTTGCGATGCTAGGCTTCTTAGCCGCTACTTTAATTGAACTCTTCTCCAATGAAGGCTTTTTACATTTTTGGGGCCTAATGTAA